Proteins encoded by one window of Sulfurospirillum barnesii SES-3:
- a CDS encoding ATP phosphoribosyltransferase regulatory subunit: MIYEHEIPTGSKLYFGQSATLKRKLERVASELLYEAGFQEIVTPFFSYHQHQSIDEKELLRFSDEQNHIVSLRADSTMDAVRLVTKRVGRSTSHSKWFYIQPVFRYPSHEVHQIGAELIGEENLALSLHTTFALFSKFELEPLLHVSNIQIPKILAQMLDLDLSVFEKGELQKLLAFNIPWLTKLTCLQSLEELDEVINDVPDELKKELEKLKELSTQLSYKNLVFSPLYYVKMRYYNTLFFRFIDKNFTLGVGGSYDCEGIASSGFGLYTDNLIEILMKRDGQ, translated from the coding sequence ATGATTTATGAGCATGAAATACCCACAGGAAGCAAGCTTTATTTTGGGCAAAGTGCCACATTAAAGCGAAAATTGGAGCGTGTTGCCAGTGAACTCTTGTATGAGGCAGGATTTCAAGAGATTGTGACGCCATTTTTTTCCTATCATCAGCACCAAAGTATTGATGAAAAAGAGTTGTTGCGCTTTTCGGATGAGCAAAATCATATTGTCTCTTTGCGTGCAGATAGTACGATGGATGCCGTGCGTTTGGTTACCAAACGAGTGGGTAGAAGCACAAGCCATTCAAAATGGTTTTATATTCAGCCTGTTTTTCGCTACCCCAGTCATGAAGTGCATCAAATTGGTGCGGAGCTCATTGGGGAAGAAAATTTGGCATTAAGCCTTCATACAACCTTTGCGCTTTTTTCAAAATTTGAGCTTGAACCTCTTTTACATGTAAGCAATATTCAGATTCCAAAAATTTTGGCGCAGATGCTCGATTTGGATTTGAGTGTGTTTGAAAAGGGTGAACTTCAAAAACTTTTAGCCTTTAATATTCCATGGCTGACGAAGCTTACATGTTTACAAAGTCTCGAGGAATTGGATGAAGTGATTAACGATGTGCCCGATGAGCTGAAAAAAGAGCTTGAAAAACTTAAAGAACTCTCAACGCAACTTTCATATAAAAATCTTGTCTTTTCCCCTTTGTACTATGTGAAAATGCGTTATTATAATACGCTGTTTTTTAGATTTATTGATAAGAATTTTACGCTGGGTGTAGGTGGAAGTTATGACTGTGAGGGCATTGCTTCGAGTGGGTTTGGATTGTATACGGATAATTTAATTGAAATACTAATGAAAAGAGATGGACAGTAG
- a CDS encoding adenylosuccinate synthase: protein MKADMIVGIQWGDEGKGKIVDLMAQDYDVVCRYQGGHNAGHTIWVDGVRYALHLIPSGILNPKAINIIGNGVVVSPEALIKEMAQFTELEGRLFVSDKAHMILNHHILIDQAKEKLRGEKAIGTTGRGIGPSYGSKIERSGHRLGELRDTTKLATSLVEFYDENRALFGALDIVTPSYDALKRELDGYAKVLLPFLSDTTQMVWGLLDAKKKVLLEGAQGTMLDIDHGTYPFVTSSNTISAGACVGLGLNPKDIGKVTGIVKAYCTRVGNGPFPTEDFGKEGDQLREKGKEFGTSTGRPRRCGWFDAVACRYASRINGCDDLAIMKLDVLDGFETIKVCVAYEMNGVRVETLPEDLENIVPIYEELPGWESVVGCRKFEELPDTAQAYIKRIEVLTGTKVGLISTSPDRNDTIIL from the coding sequence ATGAAAGCAGATATGATTGTAGGGATTCAGTGGGGTGATGAGGGTAAAGGGAAAATTGTTGATTTGATGGCACAAGATTATGATGTGGTCTGTCGGTATCAAGGCGGACACAATGCAGGACACACCATTTGGGTAGATGGTGTACGTTATGCGTTGCATCTCATCCCTTCTGGTATTTTAAATCCAAAAGCGATCAATATCATTGGTAATGGTGTGGTGGTTTCACCTGAGGCATTGATTAAAGAGATGGCGCAGTTTACAGAGCTTGAAGGGCGTTTGTTTGTGAGCGATAAAGCGCATATGATTTTAAATCATCACATCCTAATTGATCAAGCTAAAGAAAAATTACGTGGTGAAAAAGCGATTGGGACAACAGGTCGTGGTATTGGACCGAGTTATGGTAGTAAAATTGAACGCAGCGGACACCGTTTGGGAGAGCTTAGAGACACGACAAAATTGGCAACTTCTTTGGTAGAGTTTTACGATGAAAACAGAGCCCTTTTTGGTGCATTAGACATTGTTACTCCCTCTTACGATGCTCTAAAACGTGAACTTGATGGTTATGCTAAAGTACTTCTACCTTTTTTAAGCGATACCACACAAATGGTATGGGGCTTATTGGATGCGAAGAAAAAAGTGCTTTTAGAAGGCGCTCAAGGAACTATGCTTGATATTGACCATGGAACCTATCCGTTTGTCACCAGCTCAAACACCATTAGTGCAGGGGCATGTGTGGGTTTGGGACTTAATCCTAAAGATATTGGTAAAGTCACAGGTATTGTAAAAGCGTACTGTACCCGTGTGGGCAATGGTCCATTTCCTACAGAAGATTTTGGAAAAGAGGGTGATCAGCTTCGTGAAAAAGGGAAAGAGTTTGGTACATCCACAGGTCGTCCACGACGTTGTGGGTGGTTTGATGCAGTAGCGTGTCGTTATGCCAGTCGTATTAATGGCTGTGATGATTTAGCGATTATGAAATTGGATGTTTTAGATGGATTTGAAACCATTAAAGTATGTGTGGCTTATGAAATGAACGGCGTACGTGTGGAAACTTTACCTGAAGATTTGGAAAATATTGTGCCAATTTATGAGGAACTCCCAGGTTGGGAGAGTGTTGTAGGGTGTCGTAAGTTTGAAGAACTTCCCGATACTGCGCAAGCGTATATCAAACGTATTGAAGTTTTAACAGGGACAAAAGTAGGCCTTATTTCAACCAGCCCCGATAGGAACGATACGATTATTTTATAA
- a CDS encoding pyridoxal-phosphate-dependent aminotransferase family protein — protein MLLLTPGPTPVPESVRVAMSTPTIHHRTPEFEAIFGKARTYLKTLFDMEEVLILASSGTGAMEACVLHLCQSKAIVVNSGKFGERFGKICAAYNKPFVEIKNEWDTPVSVDAIVELVKNDASIDAVCMQVCESAGGLRHPIEAVAKAVKAIRPNVMIIADGITAVGVEKVETTHIDALISGSQKALMLPPGLAFIGLNTKALEIIENGGVGYYFNLKTELKNQRKNTTAWTAATTLVIGLVAMCELIEAEGGLEKLYADTQKRAMATNKALHALGLRIYPKVPAKAMSAVLHDDASKIRKILKSKYGVNMAGGQDHIKETLFRINHMGLVHVYETAWTLNAVEMALSELSLRPFDGTANRVFTQEFYQG, from the coding sequence ATGTTACTTTTGACGCCTGGCCCAACCCCTGTTCCTGAATCTGTTCGTGTAGCAATGAGCACGCCTACCATTCATCATAGAACGCCTGAATTTGAGGCAATTTTTGGAAAAGCACGTACGTATTTGAAAACACTTTTTGACATGGAAGAGGTGCTAATCTTAGCTTCTAGTGGAACAGGTGCAATGGAAGCATGTGTGCTTCACTTGTGTCAAAGTAAAGCGATTGTGGTAAATTCGGGTAAGTTTGGTGAGCGCTTTGGAAAGATTTGTGCGGCATACAACAAGCCCTTTGTCGAAATTAAAAACGAATGGGACACGCCTGTGAGTGTGGATGCCATTGTTGAACTTGTGAAAAATGATGCTAGCATTGATGCGGTCTGTATGCAAGTGTGTGAGAGTGCGGGTGGACTTCGTCATCCTATCGAAGCGGTGGCAAAAGCCGTGAAAGCGATTCGCCCAAATGTTATGATTATTGCCGATGGTATCACAGCAGTAGGTGTTGAAAAAGTTGAGACTACTCACATTGATGCTTTGATTTCAGGAAGTCAAAAAGCCTTAATGCTTCCACCAGGTCTTGCGTTTATTGGTTTAAATACCAAAGCATTGGAGATCATTGAAAATGGGGGTGTTGGGTACTATTTCAATCTTAAGACAGAGCTTAAAAATCAACGTAAAAACACCACTGCATGGACAGCTGCAACCACGCTTGTCATTGGATTGGTTGCAATGTGTGAATTGATTGAGGCGGAGGGTGGCTTAGAAAAACTGTATGCGGATACCCAAAAAAGAGCGATGGCAACCAATAAAGCTTTGCACGCTTTGGGGCTTCGTATTTACCCAAAAGTTCCTGCTAAGGCTATGAGTGCAGTATTGCACGATGATGCGAGTAAGATTCGTAAAATTTTGAAAAGTAAATACGGTGTCAATATGGCGGGAGGACAAGACCACATTAAAGAGACGCTCTTTCGAATCAACCATATGGGATTGGTGCATGTGTATGAAACAGCATGGACACTCAATGCGGTTGAGATGGCACTTTCTGAACTCTCGCTTCGCCCTTTTGATGGGACTGCCAATCGGGTCTTTACCCAAGAATTTTATCAAGGCTAA
- the carA gene encoding glutamine-hydrolyzing carbamoyl-phosphate synthase small subunit — protein MMLKPVWIYLENGVFLEAKSFGFEGSKTGEIVFNTSMSGYQEIMSDPSYAGQFIVFTMPEIGIVGCNDNDMESKAVHASGMFVRSLNEMPSNFRSTEDLPTFLKKNQSMGICDIDTRYLTKMIRDGGPKMMIASTEVSDVATLKSMLEASPRIEDVNYIEKVSTPKSYLHVEGVWNAEAQTYNKTPHRIGKKILAVDLGIKRNILNELCEAGLDVEVIAHDFSAEDVIARYKKGEIQGLFLSNGPGDPLILKNEAAQVRQLIEAKVPMFGICLGHQLLSIAHGYPTYKLKFGQHGGNHPVKNTKNNVVEITTQNHNYNVPDTICKIARITHVNLFDNTIEGLEYNDAPIFSVQHHPEASSGPQESRYIFKEFANRL, from the coding sequence ATGATGTTAAAACCTGTATGGATTTATCTTGAAAATGGTGTTTTTCTAGAAGCGAAAAGCTTTGGTTTTGAGGGCTCAAAAACAGGTGAAATTGTTTTTAATACCTCTATGAGTGGGTATCAAGAGATTATGAGTGATCCGAGTTATGCAGGGCAGTTTATTGTTTTTACGATGCCTGAAATTGGCATTGTTGGGTGTAATGATAATGACATGGAAAGTAAAGCCGTGCATGCCAGCGGTATGTTTGTTAGAAGCCTCAATGAGATGCCCTCTAACTTCCGCTCAACCGAGGATTTACCCACGTTTTTAAAAAAGAATCAGAGCATGGGGATTTGTGACATTGACACACGTTATTTGACGAAAATGATTCGTGATGGTGGTCCTAAAATGATGATTGCATCCACCGAAGTGAGTGATGTAGCAACGCTAAAATCAATGCTAGAAGCAAGCCCTCGTATTGAGGATGTTAATTACATTGAAAAAGTAAGCACACCTAAATCCTATTTACATGTAGAGGGTGTGTGGAACGCAGAAGCTCAAACATACAACAAGACGCCTCATCGCATTGGTAAGAAAATCTTAGCAGTTGATTTAGGCATTAAACGCAATATTTTAAATGAGTTATGTGAAGCAGGTTTGGATGTTGAGGTCATAGCGCATGATTTTAGCGCAGAGGATGTAATTGCTCGTTATAAAAAAGGTGAAATTCAAGGACTCTTTTTATCCAATGGTCCTGGGGATCCTTTGATTTTGAAAAATGAAGCAGCCCAAGTTAGGCAATTAATCGAAGCAAAAGTGCCTATGTTTGGTATCTGCTTAGGACATCAATTGCTTTCAATTGCACATGGTTATCCCACATACAAGTTGAAATTTGGGCAACATGGTGGTAATCATCCTGTTAAAAATACAAAAAACAACGTGGTTGAAATTACCACGCAAAACCACAACTATAATGTCCCTGATACAATTTGTAAAATTGCACGTATCACACATGTCAATCTTTTTGACAATACCATTGAGGGACTTGAATACAATGATGCTCCCATCTTCTCTGTGCAACACCATCCTGAGGCAAGTTCTGGTCCTCAAGAGAGTCGGTATATTTTTAAAGAGTTTGCTAATAGACTTTAA
- a CDS encoding DUF507 family protein, giving the protein MKIRLPHAPYIANKIAIDILNCGFVTMFKGLEPVVKVAEDLIVEDIKKEIALEERVVEILDQNEDEMEFQRVDRRNMFWLIKKKLAQEFGVILSYEDRYNEIAHKILETCWKQGLIEYSVTENRIKNIVYSAIESYVAHFQEIENEVADKIANYKRKLVPGSEEYDLIFEKLYEEELRRRGMLS; this is encoded by the coding sequence ATGAAAATTAGATTGCCTCATGCCCCTTATATAGCCAATAAAATAGCGATCGATATTTTAAATTGCGGATTTGTTACCATGTTCAAGGGTTTGGAGCCTGTTGTCAAAGTTGCAGAAGATTTGATTGTTGAAGATATTAAAAAAGAGATCGCATTGGAAGAACGTGTGGTTGAAATTTTAGACCAAAATGAAGACGAGATGGAATTTCAGCGTGTCGATAGACGCAATATGTTTTGGTTGATTAAGAAGAAATTGGCTCAAGAGTTTGGTGTCATTTTATCGTACGAAGATAGGTACAATGAAATAGCGCATAAAATTTTAGAGACGTGTTGGAAACAAGGATTAATCGAGTATTCTGTCACTGAAAACCGCATTAAAAATATTGTCTACAGTGCGATAGAGAGTTATGTGGCGCATTTTCAAGAGATTGAAAATGAGGTTGCGGATAAAATTGCAAACTACAAACGTAAATTAGTGCCTGGTTCAGAAGAGTATGATTTAATTTTTGAGAAGCTTTATGAAGAAGAGTTAAGAAGAAGAGGAATGTTGTCATGA
- a CDS encoding flagellar export protein FliJ — MKSQFSKIAKIRKQKRDSIERELIKSQNKERLLRHKISALYEDIAHVQMPKEGLISLFLMVSEQKSLLGREKKRYEQELASVLHVSKTLQAEYQKAHVEYEKIKYLEEQELQAVMEKMKREEQLYLDEISTMLFAGEMNHKGRK; from the coding sequence ATGAAAAGTCAGTTCTCTAAGATTGCTAAAATTCGCAAACAAAAGCGTGATAGTATTGAGCGAGAACTGATAAAAAGCCAAAATAAAGAACGTCTGCTTCGTCATAAAATCAGTGCGTTGTATGAAGATATAGCCCATGTACAAATGCCTAAAGAGGGTTTAATATCCCTTTTTTTGATGGTCAGTGAACAAAAGAGTCTTTTGGGTCGTGAAAAAAAACGCTACGAGCAAGAATTGGCGAGTGTTTTACATGTAAGCAAAACACTGCAAGCAGAGTATCAAAAAGCACACGTGGAGTATGAAAAAATAAAATACCTCGAAGAGCAAGAACTTCAAGCCGTGATGGAAAAGATGAAACGTGAAGAACAGCTCTATTTGGATGAAATATCGACCATGTTATTTGCAGGTGAAATGAACCACAAAGGAAGAAAATGA
- a CDS encoding sulfite exporter TauE/SafE family protein, with translation MNAIDVTAIISVAFLGSLGHCIGMCGGFVMAYSSAKIDSSSSSAHQFLSHVIYNIGRISAYVLLGTLFGALGLLFTFSAQISGYFYFVAGIIMVLMGLSMMGKIKFLTSLESNIAFHPQIKKIFSHLIHTKTLTSFYGLGLLNGFLPCGLVYFFLATAATSGSIVQGAMTMALFGLATMPAMLGLGYVVGFLKGNGFRELMIKLASLIIIAYGIYMSYIGFAAVVQ, from the coding sequence ATAAACGCTATTGATGTAACCGCTATTATTAGTGTTGCCTTTTTGGGCAGTTTAGGGCATTGTATTGGAATGTGTGGAGGCTTTGTTATGGCGTATAGTAGTGCCAAAATTGACTCCTCCTCTTCCTCCGCACATCAGTTTCTTTCTCATGTTATTTACAATATTGGACGTATCAGTGCGTATGTTCTTTTAGGAACGCTCTTTGGTGCATTGGGTCTTTTATTTACATTTTCAGCGCAAATAAGTGGATATTTTTATTTTGTTGCTGGCATTATTATGGTGCTGATGGGCTTGTCCATGATGGGTAAAATCAAGTTTCTTACCTCATTAGAATCCAACATTGCTTTTCATCCACAGATCAAGAAAATTTTCTCCCACCTCATTCATACAAAAACCCTCACAAGTTTTTACGGGTTAGGGCTTTTGAATGGCTTTTTACCCTGTGGATTGGTCTATTTTTTCTTAGCAACAGCAGCGACCTCAGGTTCGATAGTGCAAGGTGCAATGACAATGGCTCTTTTTGGTTTGGCAACCATGCCCGCAATGCTCGGTCTAGGATACGTGGTTGGTTTTTTAAAAGGAAACGGTTTTAGAGAGCTTATGATTAAGCTTGCTTCATTGATTATCATTGCGTATGGTATTTATATGTCTTATATTGGTTTTGCAGCAGT
- a CDS encoding MotE family protein, protein MRALWMLLMATLLCAETIDCRQIFEERKSELLKEIEKIDEARQSFEALQAATNTLFEKQKTTLQEKEGNLAKTKEEIEAKEKNIALMLEENKKLLEQIEAKKNDKLDETYVKMKDASAAAIIEKLPVHEGAAILFTLPPKKVSQIMAKMDPQIASEITQSLKKGPPFVENNETKE, encoded by the coding sequence ATGAGAGCTCTTTGGATGCTTTTAATGGCAACACTTTTATGCGCTGAAACGATTGATTGTAGACAAATTTTTGAAGAACGCAAAAGTGAGCTTTTAAAAGAAATTGAGAAGATTGATGAAGCCAGACAATCCTTTGAAGCCTTGCAAGCTGCCACCAATACTCTTTTTGAAAAACAAAAAACGACACTTCAAGAAAAAGAGGGAAATCTTGCAAAAACAAAAGAAGAGATAGAAGCGAAAGAAAAAAATATTGCCTTAATGCTAGAAGAAAATAAAAAGCTTTTAGAGCAAATTGAAGCGAAGAAAAACGATAAACTCGATGAAACATATGTTAAAATGAAAGATGCTTCTGCTGCTGCGATTATTGAAAAGCTTCCTGTGCATGAAGGAGCTGCTATTTTATTCACATTACCCCCTAAAAAAGTCTCACAAATTATGGCAAAAATGGATCCTCAAATTGCTTCTGAAATAACCCAAAGCCTTAAAAAAGGCCCACCTTTTGTCGAAAACAACGAAACCAAAGAGTGA